One region of Solea senegalensis isolate Sse05_10M linkage group LG14, IFAPA_SoseM_1, whole genome shotgun sequence genomic DNA includes:
- the aspm gene encoding abnormal spindle-like microcephaly-associated protein, translating into MAETWTSTRKGFVDFSPGTRDDTDKENNVPVLSLIQFSKAPFVTFGTLRLGTSKSAVLRIENPAEDVEAEVTVEKIPSSKGFSVDHKTFTVQPEGSFSLTLTWTPAEEGGIRELITFNANGVLKHQAVLLGRAEAPKKKKKSLWDTIKNKREGGKVAVPQGKKLKHPSKMVANKTFQVPRQQQYKRDKPCSPLSSLNEGKATRRRSLNKQKEQKALNHSLAFSDQENVYHNERNSPVVLLIPAAKLMDSDSTSARPEVLATKPEKKDLNKILNATISPIGTPEKFKKIMPRIQSKNAAPATVNYMADAGGAYSELTRTSVLSLEDALAVIGSDLSQMNTGLRDAGSDFLNSLESKNGSCGSGPDSPELPKSNELRPKFVPHILSGSPALATVMSPADVDGANIELSRTSLLSLEDALAIVCSDLSQVNPSPQDASSFCDFSDSLESKNGSFGSRTDRNVLRPLPNSPELFESNEPRLTFFVSQKVVVSEAIASVEEAANLTEIVKKSSFTSATVIKSKAPVKENSLSGRKIKKMRRRLLEKTLELSDCSCQCESVSDTPNLPVIDPDKGNKGTLNSYVTSHPCDDPHEVLGFTSSSLSPCTHGPPPPVTFPPSSSPPVAPTCISFSITSPPPAITSFTVTSPSPRGSSSPLRLDLPSKPSVFEQCPAVSALSSARDDSFPIHKAGMSKKRKSEEYLKSDARREKAVESERVKRSKVVVGKTEASRSAQEWRGASQRQQQPRTAGSVRSLTSSSLKSTRSAVPLQKKQPSSKHSSRGAPSLKSASSVRTAKVIAVAQSKLTFIKPAQTAIPRHPMPFAAKNMFYDERWIEKQERGFTWWINYVLTPDDFKVNTEVTKVSAVSLAMGNDNTFSIPKAPTKEEMSFSTYTARRKLNRLRRSACQLFTSEAMVKAIQRLELEVEARRLLVRKDRHLWKDIGERRKVLDWLLSYNPLWLRIGLETIFGELLSLESNNDALGLAMFILQRLLWNPDIAAEFRHPKVPHLYKDGHEEALSRFTLKKLLLLVCFLDKAKESRLIEHDPCLFCVDAEFKTSKDLLLAFSRDFLSGEGILPRHLGYLGLPVSHVQKPLDEFNFAVKNLAVDLKCGIRLVRVMELLIQDWSLSTKLRLPAISRLQKVHNTDIALQILKSKDIDLKDEQGSIIESRDIVDGHREKTLSLLWKIIFAFHVEVILDEDQLRDEIGFLKRTLRTKRRLDSLRSDRGLQPSPVKSRAPYEHSSTKITLLMDWTRAVCDFYNLKVENFTVTFSDGRVLCYLIHRYHPGLVPEEAISHSTTQTVECSQRGRLELDCSASDSDSDLSTSLHGPDSPSVEFKELLENERNNFKLVNTAVSFLGGVPAMINPADMSNTIPNEKVVMSYLTFLCARLLDLRNETRAARVIQGAWRKYRLKKDLQLYMKRRAEMQDRAAIIIQSVWRGHVARNRLRKKKEAQIRALQYEAATVIQAQWRMCSTMRAYQRLRYYTIIVQAQWRMRSVAAAYGRIYWAATVLQKHWRALVLARRGQERYLSLRTAVMTLQRGYRRWKAKKTERENHAAKVIQGVFRKWHQERMTKRSAAAVRIQSWYRMHRCLNQYRQIKRSTILIQAQYRGHAQRCHFKMLKLQDHSAVIIQSAFRGHTIRKQVARMRSAAVIIQRWFRASVKRDMERLEFVRIRCAAVTIQAAYRGKVAREFVKKQQKAATVIQAVYRRYTVQSRYLVMRKAAAIIQQKYRAAVLAHKTLKDFQALRNAAIIIQANWRGRAVRKMIENRHKCATLIQAYYRRHKAQAEYRSKKVATVVLQRHYRAYVAGREMREGFLCLKAACVTLQAQFRGMRARAEIKKKHQAATVIQSTVRMFLSRKRYVLIQSASIIIQSRFRALLLGRTQQNEYRELKQATRKIQAVYRGFRVREDLKKRNNAARAIQAHFRMYRMRMAYLATKCAAIIIQEHYRAKILKDQQLQRYKKIKAAAVVIQKAYRGHMARRNVTEMHRAAVIIQRKFFTIRERNKFLAIKTAAVVCQQRYRAVTLARIDRLDYLSKRRAAICLQAAYRGYKVRKQVRIQHMAAVTIQSHFRRYQQRKFYKRLCWAASVVKARYRANKEMRSEMNNLSAKKKAAVVLQAAYRGMKCRQVIKQRHQAACVIQRAYKAHGEHRDYLNLRSSVVTIQQRYRATVAAKKRKQKYQNMRRAAIILQASYRGWQVRKEVVRWHHAATVIQSEFRKHREEVKFQAMRLSVIIIQRYYRAWALQKQDRENFLKVKHSAIVLQAAFRGQCVRNTITKMHKAATVIQTNFKRHKQQSTFRRQCWAACVLQQRFRAQRRRDLELKHYQMCRKAAIKLQAAYRGVMTRRKLKQSHCAASIIQRAFRAHCERKHYLTLKSSILTIQRRYRATVAAKEQKQEYQEMRRAAVVLQAADRGWQVRKEVARWHQAATVIQSEFRKHKEEVKFQAMRLSAIIIQRYYRAWALQRRDRKNFLKVKHSAMVLQAAFRGQLVRNNISKMHKAATIIQANFRRQKQQSTFRKQRWAACVLQQRFRAYRLRDIEINHYQMCRKAAIVLQATYRGMKTRRNIKQSHCAANVIQRAFRAHCEHRHYLTLKSSSLTIQRRYRATVAAKEQKREYQKTRRAAVVLQAAYRGWQVKKEVARWHQAATVIQSEFRKHKEEVKFRAMRLSAIIIQRYYRAWALQRRDRKNFLKVRHSAIVLQATFRGQLVRNNISKMHKAATVIQTNFKRHKQQSTFRRQRWAARVLQQRFRAHRQRELEVKHYQMCRKAAIVLQAACRGMKMRRNIKQSHSAASVIQRAFRAHCERRHYLTLKSSILTIQRRYRATVAAKEQKQKYQKLCRAAAILQAVYRSWRIRKEVARWHQAATVIQSEFRKHKEEVKFQAMRLSAIIIQRHYRSSIIQRKERENFLKVRQSVIVLQAAFRGQRVRNTVTRMHQAATVIQANFRKHKQQSSFKRQRWAACVLQQRLRAQRQRDLDLKHYQEVRKVVIHLQAAFRGLISRRMSQQRHQSATVIQRAFRAHYEHKQYLKLKSSVLNIQQKYRATVAAKAQRAEYLEKRNATIILQAAHRGWQARVRVARWHWAATIIQSEFRKHREVVKFQALQLSAIIIQRHYRSHVLRQYEQEMFLKKKQSTIILQAAFRGWCVRREIRRLNHSATVIQSCWIGMVQRRIFHRKKEAAVTLQRWFRAVQLGRVERNNYTRMRQAAVTLQTHCRAWSARRQVLEAAKAKHRLQFTSAVFHHLSAIKIQRALRAHWALESAKKQIHSVITIQRWVRARQQRRRYLEDRRKVVRAQRAIKSWLARRHKAASVIQLAVRKFLLLRRQKRVQQGIVKAQALWRGHRSRRLNDKPKIVKLRHRLHQISAAVREEDKLCNKTSSALDYLLRYKQFSYILEALKKLETATRLSPECCERLVESGATTVIFTLIRCCNRSVPCMDVITFSIQILLNLSKYHKTIEAVYSVESSVVTLLDLLQRYREKAGDKVAEKGGSIFTKACFLLALLLQDKQRAAEVTKLPKALDMIRSIYRLTARKHKMDAERTVTKQKMNASVNGSFFVLATPRKSRPAPKFAPDWVLRKDKLKDVVAPLRAIQMVAETLSVVL; encoded by the exons ATGGCCGAAACGTGGACTTCAACACGGAAAGGATTTGTGGACTTCAGTCCAGGAACGCGTGATGACACTGACAAGGAGAATAATGTCCCGGTTTTGAGCTTGATCCAGTTTTCAAAGGCTCcgtttgtcacatttgggacatTAAGGTTGGGAACGTCCAAGTCGGCTGTTCTGCGGATTGAGAATCCTGCTGAAGATGTAGAAGCAGAGGTGACTGTTGAGAAGATCCCCTCAAGTAAAGGCTTTTCTGTGGACCACAAAACCTTCACCGTTCAG cCTGAAGGCTCTTTCAGTCTGACATTAACCTGGACTCCAGCAGAGGAAGGTGGGATCAGAGAGCTCATCACGTTCAATGCCAATGGAGTCCTCAAGCACCAGGCTGTTTTGCTGGGGCGAGCAGAAGCACCGAAAAAGAAGAAG AAAAGCTTGTGGGACACGATCAAAAACAAACGGGAGGGTGGAAAAGTTGCTGTCCCTCAGGGGAAAAAACTCAAGCACCCCTCGAAGATGGTCGCCAATAAAACCTTCCAGGTGCCACGACAACAGCAGTACAAACGGGACAAGCCGTGCAGTCCTCTGTCCTCACTCAATGAGGGCAAAGCCACCAGAAGGAGGTCACTCAACAAGCAGAAAGAGCAGAAGGCTTTAAATCACAGTCTGGCTTTCTCAGATCAGGAGAATGTTTATCACAATGAGAGGAACTCTCCGGTCGTCTTGCTCATCCCCGCTGCAAAACTGATGGACTCTGACTCCACATCTGCTCGCCCAGAGGTCCTGGCAACCAAACCTGAAAAGAAAGATCTTAATAAAATACTTAATGCGACGATCTCACCTATCGGAACTCCAGAGAAGTTTAAGAAAATCATGCCTCGTATTCAGTCGAAAAACGCAGCTCCTGCCACAGTGAATTATATGGCTGATGCTGGCGGTGCATACAGTGAGTTAACTAGAACCTCGGTTCTTTCTTTGGAAGACGCACTGGCCGTCATTGGCTCCGATCTGAGCCAAATGAACACCGGTCTTCGAGATGCTGGTTCTGATTTTTTGAATTCACTGGAATCAAAAAATGGGAGTTGTGGCTCTGGACCTGACAGCCCGGAGCTGCCCAAGTCAAATGAGCTAAGACCAAAATTTGTGCCTCATATTCTGTCAGGAAGCCCAGCTCTAGCTACAGTGATGTCTCCGGCTGATGTTGATGGTGCTAACATTGAGTTGAGTAGAACCTCACTTCTTTCTTTAGAAGATGCACTTGCCATCGTTTGCTCCGATCTGAGCCAAGTGAACCCCAGTCCTCAAGACGCTAGttctttttgtgatttttccgATTCTCTGGAATCAAAGAATGGGAGTTTTGGCTCTAGAACTGACAGAAATGTCCTGAGACCATTACCTAATAGCCCAGAGCTGTTTGAGTCAAATGAGCCAAGGCTGACTTTCTTTGTCAGCCAAAAGGTTGTTGTAAGTGAGGCTATTGCTTCAGTGGAGGAGGCTGCAAATTTGACTGAAATTGTCAAAAAGTCCTCATTTACCTCAGCTACGGTGATCAAGAGCAAAGCCCCAGTGAAGGAAAACAGTTTGAGTGGACGGAAAATAAAGAAGATGAGGCGCAGGCTCTTGGAGAAAACACTGGAGCTGTCTGACTGCAGCTGTCAGTGTGAATCAGTCTCAGACACTCCAAATCTCCCTGTGATCGATCCAGACAAGGGAAATAAGGGAACGCTGAACTCTTATGTTACCAGTCACCCGTGTGATGACCCTCATGAAGTGCTGGGGTTCACCTCTTCCAGCCTGAGTCCATGCACCCATGGTCCACCTCCACCCGTcaccttccctccctcctcctctccgccTGTGGCTCCCACTTGCATTTCTTTCTCAATCACCTCTCCACCTCCTGCGATCACTTCTTTCACCGTCACCTCTCCGTCACCCCGTGGCTCATCCTCTCCCCTTCGCCTTGACCTCCCATCGAAACCGAGTGTATTTGAGCAGTGTCCAGCTGTCTCTGCGCTTTCGTCCGCTCGGGATGACTCCTTTCCCATCCACAAGGCTGGGATGAGTAAGAAGAGGAAGAGCGAGGAGTATTTGAAAAGTGATGCGAGGCGAGAGAAAGCTGTGGAAAGTGAGAGGGTCAAAAGGAGCAAAGTGGTGGTTGGCAAAACGGAGGCCTCGAGATCAGCGCAGGAGTGGAGAGGGGCGtcgcagaggcagcagcagccgagAACAGCAG GATCAGTGCGCTCTTTGACTTCGTCCTCTCTGAAGAGCACACGGTCTGCTGTTCCGCTCCAGAAAAAGCAACCAAGCTCCAAACACAGCTCGAGAG GTGCACCATCTCTGAAGTCTGCTTCATCTGTGAGGACAGCAAAAGTTATTGCTGTAGCGCAGTCAAAGCTAACCTTCATTAAACCAGCCCAAACAG CCATACCAAGGCACCCAATGCCATTCGCCGCAAAGAACATGTTCTATGACGAGAGATGGATTGAAAAGCAGGAGAGGGGATTCACATGGTGGATCAACTACGTTCTGACCCCAGATGACTTTAAAGTCAACACCGAAGTCACTAAAG TGAGTGCTGTATCTCTTGCCATGGGCAATGATAACACCTTCAGCATACCTAAAGCTCCCACCAAAGAGGAGATGTCATTCAGCACCTACACAGCCCGGAGGAAGCTGAACCGCCTCCGTCGTTCTGCCTGCCAGCTCTTCACATCTGAAGCCATGGTGAAGGCCATTCAGAGGCTGGAACTGGAGGTGGAGGCCAGGCGGCTGCTTGTCCGTAAAGACCGCCATCTTTGGAAGGACATAG GTGAACGGCGAAAAGTTCTCGACTGGCTTCTCTCCTACAATCCGCTGTGGTTACGCATAGGGCTGGAG ACGATCTTCGGAGAGTTGCTCTCACTGGAGAGCAACAACGATGCCTTGGGTTTGGCCATGTTCATCCTCCAGCGGCTGCTGTGGAACCCAGATATCGCTGCTGAGTTTCGGCACCCCAAAGTGCCCCACCTTTACAAAGATG GCCACGAGGAGGCACTGTCTCGCTTCACACTGAAGAAGCTGCTCCTGCTGGTGTGTTTCCTGGACAAGGCCAAAGAGTCTCGGCTGATAGAGCACGACCCCTGTCTGTTCTGTGTGGATGCAGAGTTCAAG ACCAGCAAAGACCTGCTTCTGGCATTCTCCAGGGACTTCCTGAGTGGAGAGGGAATCCTCCCCCGGCACCTCGGCTACCTGGGATTACCCGTCTCTCATGTTCAGAAGCCCCTGGACGAGTTCAACTTCGCTGTGAAGAATTTGGCTGTGGACTTGAAATGTGGGATTCGCTTAGT GCGTGTCATGGAGCTCCTCATCCAGGACTGGAGTCTGTCGACAAAGCTCCGGCTGCCGGCCATAAGCCGCTTGCAGAAAGTTCACAACACTGATATTGCTCTGCAAATTCTCAAAAGCAAAGACATCGACCTAAAGGATGAACAAG GCTCCATTATTGAGTCCAGAGACATTGTGGATGGACATAGAGAGAAGACATTGAGCCTCTTATGGAAAATCATCTTTGCATTTCAT GTGGAGGTGATTCTGGATGAGGACCAGCTAAGGGACGAGATTGGTTTCTTGAAGAGAACATTAAGGACCAAACGGAGGCTTGATTCTCTGAGGTCCGACCGGGGCCTTCAGCCGAGTCCTGTAAAATCCAGGGCACCATATGAACACAGCAGCACCAAGATTACGCTGCTGATGGACTGGACTCGTGCTGTGTGTGACTTCTACAATCTGAAG GTGGAGAACTTCACCGTGACGTTCTCAGATGGCCGGGTCCTCTGCTATCTCATCCACCGCTACCACCCAGGTCTCGTGCCTGAGGAGGCTATCAGTCACAGCACCACGCAGACCGTTGAGTGCTCCCAGAGAGGACGCCTGGAACTCGACTGCTCTGCCAGCGACTCAGACAGTGACTTATCAACCAGCCTGCATG GCCCAGATTCTCCATCAGTAGAATTTAAAGAGCTACTAGAAAACGAGAGAAACAACTTCAAACTGGTGAACACTGCCGTGTCTTTTCTGGGTGGAGTCCCCGCCATGATCAATCCGGCTGACATGTCCAACACTATCCCCAATGAGAAG gTTGTGATGTCTTACCTGACGTTCTTATGTGCCCGTCTGCTGGACCTGCGAAACGAAACCCGAGCAGCTCGGGTCATACAGGGTGCCTGGAGGAAATACAGGCTAAAGAAAGATCTACAGCTCTACATG AAGCGCAGAGCTGAAATGCAAGATCGAGCCGCGATTATCATCCAGTCAGTCTGGAGGGGTCACGTAGCCCGCAACAggctgaggaagaagaaagaggcTCAAATCCGGGCTCTGCAGTATGAGGCAGCAACTGTCATACAG GCGCAGTGGAGGATGTGTTCAACTATGAGGGCTTACCAACGCCTCAGATACTACACTATTATTGTCCAAGCACAATGGCGTATGAGGAGCGTTGCTGCTGCTTATGGAAGGATCTATTGGGCAGCAACAGTCCTTCAGAAACACTGGCGGGCGCTGGTTCTTGCAAGAAGAGGTCAGGAACGTTATCTCTCCCTTAGAACTGCAGTGATGACATTACAGAGAGGGTACAGAAGATGGAAGGCcaagaaaacagagagggaaaacCATGCTGCCAAAGTGATCCAAGGTGTGTTTAGGAAATGGCACCAGGAAAGAATGACCAAAagaagtgctgctgctgtaaggATTCAGTCTTGGTACAGAATGCACAGGTGTCTCAATCAGTACAGGCAGATCAAAAGAAGCACTATACTCATTCAAGCTCAGTACAGAGGTCACGCACAGAGGTGCCACTTTAAGATGTTGAAGCTACAGGACCACTCAGCTGTTATCATCCAGAGTGCCTTCAGAGGGCACACCATCAGGAAACAGGTGGCAAGGATGAGAAGTGCTGCAGTCATAATTCAGCGCTGGTTCAGGGCCTCTGTGAAAAGAGACATGGAGAGATTGGAGTTTGTGAGGATAAGATGCGCTGCTGTTACCATACAGGCAGCTTATCGTGGAAAAGTGGCCCGAGAGTTTGTGAAAAAACAGCAGAAGGCGGCAACAGTAATCCAGGCAGTTTATAGAAGGTACACTGTTCAAAGCCGCTACCTTGTCATGAGAAAAGCTGCAGCTATCATACAGCAAAAGTACAGAGCTGCAGTATTGGCTCATAAAACATTGAAGGATTTCCAGGCTCTTAGGAATGCTGCAATCATTATTCAAGCTAACTGGAGAGGCAGGGCTGTCAGGAAGATGATAGAAAATCGCCATAAGTGTGCAACTCTGATACAGGCTTACTACCGTCGGCACAAAGCCCAGGCAGAGTACAGGTCAAAGAAAGTGGCAACTGTTGTCTTACAGCGTCACTACAGAGCTTATGTGGCTGGAAGGGAGATGAGGGAAGGGTTTCTATGCCTAAAAGCAGCCTGTGTCACTCTACAAGCTCAATTCAGAGGCATGAGAGCCAGGGCAGAGATCAAGAAAAAGCACCAGGCTGCAACTGTCATTCAGTCTACTGTCAGGATGTTTCTCTCTAGGAAACGATATGTTCTCATTCAAAGTGCATCAATTATTATCCAAAGTCGATTCAGGGCTCTTCTGCTTGGCAGAACCCAACAAAATGAGTACAGGGAGCTAAAACAGGCCACAAGAAAGATTCAAGCTGTCTACCGGGGATTTAGAGTGAGAGAAGACCTAAAGAAGAGGAACAATGCTGCCAGAGCGATCCAAGCTCACTTCAGGATGTACAGAATGCGTATGGCTTACCTTGCCACCAAGTGTGCTGCCATCATTATTCAGGAACACTACAGAGCCAAAATACTCAAGGATCAACAGTTGCAGaggtacaaaaaaataaaagctgctgctgtcgtcATCCAGAAAGCTTATCGTGGCCACATGGCCAGGAGGAACGTTACAGAAATGCACAGAGCTGCTGTCATCATTCAAAGAAAGTTCTTCACAATCCGTGAAAGAAATAAGTTTCTCGCTATTAAGACGGCAGCAGTGGTTTGTCAGCAGAGGTACAGAGCTGTAACCCTTGCAAGAATAGACCGTCTAGACTATCTGTCAAAGCGCAGGGCAGCCATTTGTCTGCAGGCAGCCTACAGGGGATATAAGGTCAGAAAGCAGGTGCGTATCCAGCACATGGCAGCTGTGACAATTCAGTCTCACTTCAGAAGATACCAGCAGAGAAAGTTCTACAAGAGGCTATGCTGGGCTGCCAGTGTAGTGAAAGCACGTTACAGAGCTAATAAAGAAATGAGATCGGAGATGAACAATCTAagtgccaagaaaaaggctgctGTTGTCTTACAAGCTGCCTACCGTGGAATGAAATGCAGGCAAGTCATCAAACAAAGGCACCAGGCTGCCTGTGTTATCCAAAGAGCTTACAAAGCCCACGGTGAACACAGGGACTATCTGAACTTGAGATCCTCTGTCGTCACCATTCAGCAGAGGTACCGAGCCACTGTAGCAGCAAAGAAACGAAAGCAAAAGTATCAGAACATGCGAAGAGCAGCCATCATTCTTCAGGCATCCTACAGAGGTTGGCAGGTCAGAAAGGAGGTTGTTCGTTGGCATCATGCCGCCACTGTGATTCAGTCTGAATTCAGAAAGCACAGAGAGGAAGTCAAATTCCAGGCCATGCGactgtcagtcatcatcatccagAGGTACTACAGAGCCTGGGCTCTTCAGAAGCAAGACAGAGAAAACTTTCTGAAAGTTAAACATTCTGCTATTGTTCTTCAGGCAGCTTTCAGAGGCCAGTGTGTGCGAAACACAATTACCAAGATGCACAAGGCAGCCACTGTCATCCAAACAAACTTCAAGAGACATAAACAGCAGTCAACCTTCAGGAGACAATGCTGGGCAGCTTGTGTTCTACAGCAGCGGTTCAGGGCTCAGAGACGGCGAGACCTTGAATTAAAACACTATCAGATGTGCCGAAAGGCAGCCATCAAGTTACAGGCTGCATATCGTGGTGTGATGACAAGGAGGAAGCTCAAACAAAGCCACTGTGCTGCCAGTATTATCCAGAGAGCTTTCAGGGCTCATTGTGAGCGCAAGCACTATCTGACTTTAAAATCCTCCATCCTTACGATTCAACGGCGGTATCGTGCCACTGTAGCAGCAAAGGAACAAAAGCAAGAATACCAGGAAATGCGCAGGGCTGCTGTTGTCCTTCAGGCAGCCGACAGAGGTTGGCAGGTCAGAAAGGAGGTTGCTCGTTGGCATCAGGCCGCAACTGTTATTCAGTCTGAatttagaaaacacaaagaagaagtcAAATTCCAGGCCATGCGGCTGTCAGCCATCATCATCCAGAGGTACTACAGAGCCTGGGCTCTTCAGAGACGAGACAGAAAAAACTTTCTGAAAGTTAAACATTCTGCTATGGTTCTTCAGGCAGCTTTCAGAGGTCAGCTTGTGCGAAACAACATTTCCAAGATGCACAAGGCAGCCACTATCATCCAAGCAAACTTCAGGAGACAAAAACAGCAGTCAACCTTCAGAAAACAACGCTGGGCAGCCTGTGTCTTACAGCAGAGGTTCAGGGCTTACAGACTGAGAGACATTGAAATAAACCATTATCAGATGTGCAGAAAAGCAGCCATTGTTTTACAGGCCACATATCGTGGAATGAAAACGAGGAGGAACATCAAACAAAGCCACTGTGCTGCCAATGTTATCCAGAGAGCCTTCAGGGCCCATTGTGAACACAGGCACTATCTGACATTAAAATCCTCCAGCCTTACTATTCAACGGAGGTATCGAGCCACTGTAGCAGCAAAGGAACAAAAGCGAGAATACCAGAAAACGCGCAGGGCTGCTGTTGTCCTTCAGGCAGCCTACAGAGGTTGGCAGGTCAAAAAGGAGGTTGCTCGTTGGCATCAGGCCGCAACTGTTATTCAGTCTGAATTCAGAAAGCACAAAGAAGAAGTCAAATTCCGGGCCATGCGGCTGTCAGCCATCATCATCCAGAGGTACTACAGAGCCTGGGCTCTTCAGAGACGAGACAGAAAAAACTTTCTGAAAGTTAGACATTCTGCTATTGTTCTTCAGGCAACTTTCAGAGGTCAGCTTGTGCGAAACAACATTTCCAAGATGCACAAGGCAGCCACTGTCATCCAAACAAACTTCAAGAGACATAAACAGCAGTCAACCTTCAGAAGACAACGCTGGGCAGCTCGTGTCTTACAGCAGAGGTTCAGAGCCCACAGACAGAGGGAGCTTGAAGTCAAACATTATCAGATGTGCAGAAAAGCAGCCATTGTTTTACAGGCGGCGTGTCGTGGCATGAAAATGAGGAGGAACATCAAACAAAGCCACTCTGCTGCCAGTGTTATCCAGAGAGCTTTTAGGGCTCACTGTGAACGCAGGCATTATCTGACCTTAAAGTCCTCCATCCTTACTATTCAACGGAGGTATCGAGCCACTGTAGCTgcaaaagaacaaaagcaaaagtaTCAGAAATTGTGTAGAGCCGCTGCCATTCTTCAGGCTGTGTACAGAAGTTGGAGGATCAGAAAGGAGGTTGCTCGTTGGCATCAGGCCGCAACTGTGATCCAGTCTGAATTCAGAAAGCACAAAGAAGAGGTCAAATTCCAGGCCATGCGGCTGTCGGCAATCATCATCCAAAGGCACTATCGCTCCAGTATtattcaaagaaaagaaagggaaaactTTCTTAAAGTGAGACAATCAGTCATTGTTCTTCAAGCAGCTTTCAGAGGTCAGCGTGTGCGGAACACTGTTACCAGGATGCACCAAGCAGCTACTGTCATCCAAGCCAACTTCAGGAAACATAAACAGCAGTCATCCTTCAAGAGACAACGCTGGGCCGCTTGTGTCTTACAGCAGAGACTCagagctcagagacagagagacctTGATTTGAAGCATTATCAAGAGGTGAGAAAAGTTGTCATTCATCTACAAGCTGCCTTCCGTGGATTAATATCCAGGAGAATGAGCCAACAAAGGCACCAAAGTGCCACAGTGATCCAAAGAGCTTTCAGGGCCCACTATGAACACAAGCAGTACCTGAAATTGAAATCATCTGTGCTCAACATTCAGCAGAAATACCGGGCAACTGTAGCAGCTAAAGCACAACGAGCAGAGTATCTGGAAAAGCGCAATGCAACCATCATTCTTCAGGCAGCACACAGAGGCTGGCAGGCCAGAGTGAGGGTTGCTCGTTGGCATTGGGCCGCCACTATTATCCAGTCTGAATTCAGGAAGCACAGAGAAGTAGTCAAATTCCAGGCCTTGCAGCTGTCCGCCATCATCATCCAAAGACATTATCGCTCCCATGTTCTTCGACAATATGAGCAAGAAATGTTTCTGAAAAAGAAACAATCCACCATCATCCTTCAGGCTGCATTCAGAGGCTGGTGTGTCAGGCGGGAAATAAGGCGATTAAATCACAGTGCCACCGTCATCCAATCGTGCTGGATAGGCATGGTGCAGAGGCGTATCTTCCACAGGAAGAAAGAGGCAGCTGTGACACTTCAGCGCTGGTTTCGGGCAGTGCAGCTTGGCAGAGTGGAGAGGAACAACTACACCCGAATGAGGCAAGCTGCTGTCACACTTCAGACACACTGCCGGGCCTGGAGTGCAAGACGACAG GTACTGGAGGCTGCCAAAGCAAAGCATAGGCTCCAGTTTACATCGGCTGTTTTCCATCATCTCAGCGCCATAAAAATCCAAAGAGCTCTGAGAGCGCACTGGGCTTTAGagtctgcaaaaaaacaaatccactcTGTCATCACCATACAG CGATGGGTAAGagcgaggcagcagaggagacgGTATCTGGAGGACAGGAGGAAGGTGGTTAGAGCCCAGCGAGCAATCAAGTCCTGGTTAGCTCGTCGCCACAAAGCTGCATCTGTCATCCAGCTGGCCGTCCGGAAATTCCTCCTTCTCAGGCGTCAGAAGAGGGTTCAACAGGGGATTGTTAAAGCTCAG GCTCTGTGGAGAGGACACCGCTCCCGCCGACTGAATGACAAGCCTAAGATTGTGAAGCTGAGACACCGCTTACACCAAATCTCTGCTGCCGTCAGAGAGGAGGACAAACTGTGCAACAAGACGTCGTCTGCCCTGGACTACCTCCTTCGATACAAACAGTTTTCCTACATTCTAGAGGCCCTGAAAAAACTGG AAACTGCCACCAGGCTGTCGCCAGAGTGCTGCGAGCGGCTGGTAGAGAGCGGAGCGACCACTGTCATCTTCACACTCATCCGCTGCTGTAACAGGAGCGTCCCCTGCATGGACGTGATCACCTTCTCCATCCAGATCCTCCTCAACCTGTCCAAG TACCACAAGACTATCGAGGCGGTGTATTCGGTGGAAAGCTCAGTGGTGACGTTGCTGGACCTGCTGCAGAGATACCGGGAGAAGGCGGGTGATAAAGTGGCCGAAAAGGGCGGCAGCATCTTCACCAAGGCTTGCTTTCTTCTTGCTCTCCTGCTGCAAGACAAACAGCGCGCTGCG GAGGTTACGAAGCTGCCCAAAGCCTTGGACATGATTCGCAGTATTTATCGCCTCACTGCTCGCAAACACAAGATGGATGCGGAAAGAACGGTCACCAAGCAGAAGATGAACGCGTCAGTCAACGGGAGCTTCTTTGTTCTGGCAACGCCTCGTAAATCACGACCTGCACCAAA gtttgcACCAGATTGGGTTCTCAGAAAGGACAAGCTCAAAGACGTGGTGGCTCCTCTCAGGGCCATTCAGATGGTGGCAGAgacattgtctgttgtgttgtaa
- the cfhl5 gene encoding complement factor H like 5 translates to MNLSLMLLLLHLLGCVGWSLSQNVPQGCERPTAPASADLRHTAKDSYGHQERVEFMCPNLYLMEGGPFKTCNNGEWVGEIRCLRPCTLTSEETNGSSIRFKYSRNTKMYISHNDEIEFSCTTGKPVGGVAMRQRCRDGEINLPTCH, encoded by the exons ATGAACTTGTCTTTGATGCTTTTGCTTCTTCACCTGTTAGGGTGTGTGGGATGGTCTTTATCACAGAATG TTCCTCAGGGTTGTGAGAGGCCAACAGCTCCTGCCAGTGCAGACCTCAGGCACACGGCTAAGGACAGTTATGGACATCAAGAGAGGGTTGAATTCATGTGTCCGAATTTATACCTAATGGAGGGTGGGCCCTTCAAAACGTGCAACAACGGTGAATGGGTTGGAGAAATAAGATGCCTCA GACCCTGCACCTTGACCTCGGAAGAGACAAACGGAAGTAGCATCAGATTCAAATATAGCCGTAACACTAAAATGTATATAAGCCACAATGATGAAATTGAGTTCTCATGCACCACAGGAAAACCTGTCGGTGGAGTGGCAATGCGTCAGAGATGTCGCGATGGTGAGATAAACCTGCCCACCTGCCATTAG